One Zeugodacus cucurbitae isolate PBARC_wt_2022May chromosome 3, idZeuCucr1.2, whole genome shotgun sequence genomic region harbors:
- the LOC128920207 gene encoding uncharacterized protein LOC128920207, with protein sequence MAETSEKKWSHERKKLLLEVRLRHEPDFCAKKKKRSAIWEQIMREIKEVEGTFPFSRDEATRCFINLMGTYKRIKKRNNTSGESSTNWEFFDVMDEVFGSRSSVQVPSEMLESSLESLVEDLTSDSPLTPTDSHAPMNLDATPSENTTQRFAIKRKRCEVLEFLSKESEADAKVMKKLLDIEAEKIAVEKEKVAELKEIRALFQRIVDRSQ encoded by the exons ATGGCTGAGACATC TGAAAAGAAGTGGAGCCATGAAAGGAAAAAGCTCCTTTTGGAAGTGCGTCTACGCCATGAACCGGATTTTTgtgccaaaaaaaagaaaaggagtGCTATTTGGGAGCAAATAATGCGGGAGATTAAGGAGGTCGAGGGCACATTTCCCTTTTCAAGAGATGAAGCAACCAGATGTTTTATAAATCTAATGGgcacatacaaaagaattaagAAACGCAATAACACATCTGGCGAGAGTTCCACGAATTGGGAATTTTTCGATGTCATGGATGAGGTGTTTGGCAGCCGTAGTAGCGTTCAGGTGCCCAGTGAAATGCTTGAAAGTTCTCTAGAATCCTTGGTGGAAGATTTGACAAGCGATAGCCCGTTGACACCCACCGATTCCCACGCGCCAATGAACTTAGATGCTACACCTTCAGAAAACACTACTCAAAGGTTTGCTATAAAACGAAAACGATGCGAAGTTCTGGAGTTTTTAAGTAAAGAGTCTGAGGCAGATGCCAAAGTGATGAAAAAACTCTTGGACATCGAAGCAGAAAAAATTGCGGTGGAGAAGGAGAAAGTAGCTGAGCTGAAGGAAATCCGTGCCTTATTTCAGAGAATTGTAGACAGGTCTCAATAA
- the LOC128920206 gene encoding putative nuclease HARBI1 gives MNLDQLCTFVFENALEFGEKRNSSNVVFIKKILNKRKRRRVFLTGGGPKRKIPKTSNFCKTIKCMQDDVFYAHFRMKKSTFKNLQTMLMPWWPPRTTGRIGISLEKVLQIAIWKLSNNCSFRDVSDRFGVAVGLAYKVFVKIIKMICRLKKDVIKFPRSEAEQKQTSEAFSTLRFNPFPFVLGCVDGTHIPISQPIRDEISYRNRKGTYSIIAQAIVDSRMKFIDVFIGCPGACHDASIWQMSPIKKAIINKEINIYPNYHFLGDGGYPLEMCVMVPYRDNGFLTSMQSKYNAILSSTRVVVEQAFGVLKKKFRILKYIEVKNPSLPKLITMACMIIHNIIIINEGNNADDLIAETNAITSETLEEVTLPGQREAKAKRDALATLLSA, from the exons ATGAATCTTGACCAATTGTgcacttttgtttttgaaaacgcCCTAGAATTTGGCGaaaaaagaaattcaagtaacgtggtgttcattaaaaaaatattaaataagcgAAAGCGCCGGCGTGTTTTTTTAACCGGTGGTGGCCCAAAAAGGAAAATTCCAAAAACGTCCAACTTCTGCAAAACGATAAAATGTATGCAGGATGACGTTTTTTATGCTCATTTTCGTATGAAAAAGAGCACATtcaag AATTTGCAGACCATGTTAATGCCGTGGTGGCCTCCGCGCACAACTGGACGAATTGGAATTTCTTTGGAAAAGGTCTTGCAAATTGCAATTTGGAAGCTGAGCAATAATTGTTCTTTTAGAGATGTCAGCGATCGTTTTGGAGTAGCTGTTGGTCTCGCATATAAAgtctttgtaaaaataataaagatgatCTGCCGTTTAAAGAAAGACGTCATCAAATTTCCAAGAAGTGAAGCTGAACAAAAGCAAACCAGCGAAGCATTTTCAACTCTACGTTTCAATCCTTTTCCTTTTGTACTCGGGTGCGTCGATGGTACACATATTCCCATTTCGCAGCCAATCAGAGATGAAATCAGTTACCGGAATCGAAAGGGGACGTACTCAATCATTGCTcaa GCTATTGTCGACAGCCGTATGAAATTCATAGATGTGTTCATAGGGTGTCCGGGAGCATGCCATGATGCTTCAATTTGGCAAATGAGCCCTATCAAGAAGGCCATAattaacaaagaaataaatatttatcccaACTACCATTTTTTGGGCGATGGAGGTTATCCTTTGGAGATGTGTGTTATGGTTCCTTATCGCGATAATGGATTCCTGACATCAATGCAATCGAAGTACAATGCAATTTTAAGTTCAACTCGGGTTGTTGTAGAACAGGCATTTGGCGTTTTGAAGAAGAAATTTAGAATTCTAAAGTATATCGAAGTTAAAAATCCAAGTTtgccaaaattaataacaatggcttgtatgattattcacaatattattattataaatgaagGGAACAACGCCGATGATTTAATCGCAGAAACAAATGCCATCACTTCTGAAACACTCGAGGAAGTCACTTTACCAGGACAAAGAGAGGCAAAAGCAAAGAGAGATGCATTGGCAACTTTGTTATCAGCCTAA